A region from the Triticum aestivum cultivar Chinese Spring chromosome 3D, IWGSC CS RefSeq v2.1, whole genome shotgun sequence genome encodes:
- the LOC123078357 gene encoding probable protein phosphatase 2C 3 isoform X4: MSSSSSAAEQHGHHAVGGRELVPLAALIKEESRTERHAVTRSRICAREDGGVGGEVGEAETRRPLLRYGCAAQSKKGEDFFLLRTDCARPSTSSSSSTTSHPPTFAVFAVLDGHNGDAAAIYTRDNLLNHVLSAMPQGLSREEWLHSLPRALVAGFVKTDKEFQTKGQTSGTTATFAIIDGWTITVASVGDSRCILDAQGGAVSLLTVDHRLEENVEERERVTASGGEVGRLSVVGGAEIGPLRCWPGGLCLSRSIGDIDVGEFIVPVPYVKQVKLSNTGGRLIIASDGIWDALSSDAAAKCCRGLPAELAAKQVVKEALKTRGLKDDTTCVVVDIIPPDQTIRPLSPPKKMNKLKSLIFRKKAKDQPNKLTKQLSSVGMVEEIFEEGSAILSER, translated from the exons atgtcgtcgtcgtcgtcggcggcggaaCAGCATGGCCACCATGCCGTAGGCGGCCGCGAGCTAGTGCCGCTCGCGGCTCTCATAAAGGAGGAGTCCCGCACCGAGCGGCACGCCGTCACTCGGAGCAGGATCTGCGCGCGTGAGGATGGAGGAGTAGGAGGGGAAGTTGGGGAGGCGGAGACGCGGCGGCCACTGCTACGGTATGGGTGCGCCGCGCAGTCCAAGAAGGGGGAGGACTTCTTCCTACTCAGGACCGACTGCGCGCGCCCCTCTACTTCCTCGTCCTCTTCGACCACCTCGCATCCCCCCACCTTCGCGGTTTTCGCC GTTCTTGACGGGCATAACGGCGATGCCGCTGCAATATATACAAGGGACAATCTGCTCAACCATGTCCTGAGCGCGATGCCACAGGGTCTTTCGCGGGAGGAGTGGTTGCATTCTCTGCCCCGTGCGCTTGTCGCGGGATTCGTCAAGACCGACAAGGAATTCCAAACCAAAG GCCAAACTTCGGGCACAACTGCCACATTTGCGATAATCGATGGCTGGACTATCACTGTTGCTTCAGTTGGCGATTCTCGCTGTATTTTGGATGCTCAGGGTGGGGCTGTTTCTTTGCTTACAGTTGATCACCGACTAGAAGAAAATGTCGAGGA GAGGGAGCGTGTCACAGCGAGTGGAGGTGAAGTTGGAAGGCTTAGTGTGGTTGGTGGAGCAGAG ATTGGTCCACTGCGATGCTGGCCAGGAGGTTTGTGCCTATCCAGATCCATTGGAGACATAGATGTTGGTGAATTTATCGTACCTGTTCCTTATGTCAAGCAAGTGAAG TTGTCAAATACTGGTGGGAGGCTTATTATTGCTTCAGACGGCATTTGGGATGCATTGTCTTCAGATGCAGCTGCAAAGTGTTGCAGAGGGTTGCCTGCTGAACTCGCTGCCAAGCAAGTAGTTAAG GAGGCACTCAAGACAAGGGGCCTAAAAGATGACACGACATGTGTCGTTGTTGACATAATCCCACCTGATCAAACGATACGCCCTCTATCTCCACCGAAAAAGATGAATAAGTTGAAGTCCCTGATTTTTAGGAAAAAAGCAAAGGACCAGCCCAATAAATTGACTAAGCAGCTTTCTTCAGTGGGTATGGTTGAAGAGATATTTGAAGAAGGTTCAGCGATACTATCAGAGAG ATGA
- the LOC123078357 gene encoding probable protein phosphatase 2C 3 isoform X1: MSSSSSAAEQHGHHAVGGRELVPLAALIKEESRTERHAVTRSRICAREDGGVGGEVGEAETRRPLLRYGCAAQSKKGEDFFLLRTDCARPSTSSSSSTTSHPPTFAVFAVLDGHNGDAAAIYTRDNLLNHVLSAMPQGLSREEWLHSLPRALVAGFVKTDKEFQTKGQTSGTTATFAIIDGWTITVASVGDSRCILDAQGGAVSLLTVDHRLEENVEERERVTASGGEVGRLSVVGGAEIGPLRCWPGGLCLSRSIGDIDVGEFIVPVPYVKQVKLSNTGGRLIIASDGIWDALSSDAAAKCCRGLPAELAAKQVVKEALKTRGLKDDTTCVVVDIIPPDQTIRPLSPPKKMNKLKSLIFRKKAKDQPNKLTKQLSSVGMVEEIFEEGSAILSERLGNDSGSRRTSSSLFTCAICQADLEPSEGTSVHVGSVFSSSSKPWEGPFLCSDCRDKKDAMEGKRPSGVKVL; the protein is encoded by the exons atgtcgtcgtcgtcgtcggcggcggaaCAGCATGGCCACCATGCCGTAGGCGGCCGCGAGCTAGTGCCGCTCGCGGCTCTCATAAAGGAGGAGTCCCGCACCGAGCGGCACGCCGTCACTCGGAGCAGGATCTGCGCGCGTGAGGATGGAGGAGTAGGAGGGGAAGTTGGGGAGGCGGAGACGCGGCGGCCACTGCTACGGTATGGGTGCGCCGCGCAGTCCAAGAAGGGGGAGGACTTCTTCCTACTCAGGACCGACTGCGCGCGCCCCTCTACTTCCTCGTCCTCTTCGACCACCTCGCATCCCCCCACCTTCGCGGTTTTCGCC GTTCTTGACGGGCATAACGGCGATGCCGCTGCAATATATACAAGGGACAATCTGCTCAACCATGTCCTGAGCGCGATGCCACAGGGTCTTTCGCGGGAGGAGTGGTTGCATTCTCTGCCCCGTGCGCTTGTCGCGGGATTCGTCAAGACCGACAAGGAATTCCAAACCAAAG GCCAAACTTCGGGCACAACTGCCACATTTGCGATAATCGATGGCTGGACTATCACTGTTGCTTCAGTTGGCGATTCTCGCTGTATTTTGGATGCTCAGGGTGGGGCTGTTTCTTTGCTTACAGTTGATCACCGACTAGAAGAAAATGTCGAGGA GAGGGAGCGTGTCACAGCGAGTGGAGGTGAAGTTGGAAGGCTTAGTGTGGTTGGTGGAGCAGAG ATTGGTCCACTGCGATGCTGGCCAGGAGGTTTGTGCCTATCCAGATCCATTGGAGACATAGATGTTGGTGAATTTATCGTACCTGTTCCTTATGTCAAGCAAGTGAAG TTGTCAAATACTGGTGGGAGGCTTATTATTGCTTCAGACGGCATTTGGGATGCATTGTCTTCAGATGCAGCTGCAAAGTGTTGCAGAGGGTTGCCTGCTGAACTCGCTGCCAAGCAAGTAGTTAAG GAGGCACTCAAGACAAGGGGCCTAAAAGATGACACGACATGTGTCGTTGTTGACATAATCCCACCTGATCAAACGATACGCCCTCTATCTCCACCGAAAAAGATGAATAAGTTGAAGTCCCTGATTTTTAGGAAAAAAGCAAAGGACCAGCCCAATAAATTGACTAAGCAGCTTTCTTCAGTGGGTATGGTTGAAGAGATATTTGAAGAAGGTTCAGCGATACTATCAGAGAG GTTGGGTAATGACTCAGGTAGTCGGAGAACATCGTCAAGCTTGTTTACATGTGCCATCTGCCAGGCAGATCTTGAACCAAGTGAAGGTACATCAGTTCATGTAGGTTCAGTATTCTCTTCGAGCTCTAAGCCATGGGAAGGCCCTTTCCTTTGTTCTGATTgccgcgacaagaaggatgccATGGAAGGTAAACGACCGAGTGGCGTGAAAGTTCTGTGA
- the LOC123078357 gene encoding probable protein phosphatase 2C 3 isoform X2: MSSSSSAAEQHGHHAVGGRELVPLAALIKEESRTERHAVTRSRICAREDGGVGGEVGEAETRRPLLRYGCAAQSKKGEDFFLLRTDCARPSTSSSSSTTSHPPTFAVFAVLDGHNGDAAAIYTRDNLLNHVLSAMPQGLSREEWLHSLPRALVAGFVKTDKEFQTKGQTSGTTATFAIIDGWTITVASVGDSRCILDAQGGAVSLLTVDHRLEENVEERERVTASGGEVGRLSVVGGAEIGPLRCWPGGLCLSRSIGDIDVGEFIVPVPYVKQVKLSNTGGRLIIASDGIWDALSSDAAAKCCRGLPAELAAKQVVKEALKTRGLKDDTTCVVVDIIPPDQTIRPLSPPKKMNKLKSLIFRKKAKDQPNKLTKQLSSVGMVEEIFEEGSAILSERTNFSSGVRKNFSSGFRNNQSA, from the exons atgtcgtcgtcgtcgtcggcggcggaaCAGCATGGCCACCATGCCGTAGGCGGCCGCGAGCTAGTGCCGCTCGCGGCTCTCATAAAGGAGGAGTCCCGCACCGAGCGGCACGCCGTCACTCGGAGCAGGATCTGCGCGCGTGAGGATGGAGGAGTAGGAGGGGAAGTTGGGGAGGCGGAGACGCGGCGGCCACTGCTACGGTATGGGTGCGCCGCGCAGTCCAAGAAGGGGGAGGACTTCTTCCTACTCAGGACCGACTGCGCGCGCCCCTCTACTTCCTCGTCCTCTTCGACCACCTCGCATCCCCCCACCTTCGCGGTTTTCGCC GTTCTTGACGGGCATAACGGCGATGCCGCTGCAATATATACAAGGGACAATCTGCTCAACCATGTCCTGAGCGCGATGCCACAGGGTCTTTCGCGGGAGGAGTGGTTGCATTCTCTGCCCCGTGCGCTTGTCGCGGGATTCGTCAAGACCGACAAGGAATTCCAAACCAAAG GCCAAACTTCGGGCACAACTGCCACATTTGCGATAATCGATGGCTGGACTATCACTGTTGCTTCAGTTGGCGATTCTCGCTGTATTTTGGATGCTCAGGGTGGGGCTGTTTCTTTGCTTACAGTTGATCACCGACTAGAAGAAAATGTCGAGGA GAGGGAGCGTGTCACAGCGAGTGGAGGTGAAGTTGGAAGGCTTAGTGTGGTTGGTGGAGCAGAG ATTGGTCCACTGCGATGCTGGCCAGGAGGTTTGTGCCTATCCAGATCCATTGGAGACATAGATGTTGGTGAATTTATCGTACCTGTTCCTTATGTCAAGCAAGTGAAG TTGTCAAATACTGGTGGGAGGCTTATTATTGCTTCAGACGGCATTTGGGATGCATTGTCTTCAGATGCAGCTGCAAAGTGTTGCAGAGGGTTGCCTGCTGAACTCGCTGCCAAGCAAGTAGTTAAG GAGGCACTCAAGACAAGGGGCCTAAAAGATGACACGACATGTGTCGTTGTTGACATAATCCCACCTGATCAAACGATACGCCCTCTATCTCCACCGAAAAAGATGAATAAGTTGAAGTCCCTGATTTTTAGGAAAAAAGCAAAGGACCAGCCCAATAAATTGACTAAGCAGCTTTCTTCAGTGGGTATGGTTGAAGAGATATTTGAAGAAGGTTCAGCGATACTATCAGAGAG GACCAACTTCAGCTCAGGTGTCAGAAAAAACTTTAGTTCCGGATTTAGGAACAATCAGTCAGCTTAA
- the LOC123078357 gene encoding probable protein phosphatase 2C 3 isoform X3 — protein sequence MSSSSSAAEQHGHHAVGGRELVPLAALIKEESRTERHAVTRSRICAREDGGVGGEVGEAETRRPLLRYGCAAQSKKGEDFFLLRTDCARPSTSSSSSTTSHPPTFAVFAVLDGHNGDAAAIYTRDNLLNHVLSAMPQGLSREEWLHSLPRALVAGFVKTDKEFQTKGQTSGTTATFAIIDGWTITVASVGDSRCILDAQGGAVSLLTVDHRLEENVEERERVTASGGEVGRLSVVGGAEIGPLRCWPGGLCLSRSIGDIDVGEFIVPVPYVKQVKLSNTGGRLIIASDGIWDALSSDAAAKCCRGLPAELAAKQVVKEALKTRGLKDDTTCVVVDIIPPDQTIRPLSPPKKMNKLKSLIFRKKAKDQPNKLTKQLSSVGMVEEIFEEGSAILSERR from the exons atgtcgtcgtcgtcgtcggcggcggaaCAGCATGGCCACCATGCCGTAGGCGGCCGCGAGCTAGTGCCGCTCGCGGCTCTCATAAAGGAGGAGTCCCGCACCGAGCGGCACGCCGTCACTCGGAGCAGGATCTGCGCGCGTGAGGATGGAGGAGTAGGAGGGGAAGTTGGGGAGGCGGAGACGCGGCGGCCACTGCTACGGTATGGGTGCGCCGCGCAGTCCAAGAAGGGGGAGGACTTCTTCCTACTCAGGACCGACTGCGCGCGCCCCTCTACTTCCTCGTCCTCTTCGACCACCTCGCATCCCCCCACCTTCGCGGTTTTCGCC GTTCTTGACGGGCATAACGGCGATGCCGCTGCAATATATACAAGGGACAATCTGCTCAACCATGTCCTGAGCGCGATGCCACAGGGTCTTTCGCGGGAGGAGTGGTTGCATTCTCTGCCCCGTGCGCTTGTCGCGGGATTCGTCAAGACCGACAAGGAATTCCAAACCAAAG GCCAAACTTCGGGCACAACTGCCACATTTGCGATAATCGATGGCTGGACTATCACTGTTGCTTCAGTTGGCGATTCTCGCTGTATTTTGGATGCTCAGGGTGGGGCTGTTTCTTTGCTTACAGTTGATCACCGACTAGAAGAAAATGTCGAGGA GAGGGAGCGTGTCACAGCGAGTGGAGGTGAAGTTGGAAGGCTTAGTGTGGTTGGTGGAGCAGAG ATTGGTCCACTGCGATGCTGGCCAGGAGGTTTGTGCCTATCCAGATCCATTGGAGACATAGATGTTGGTGAATTTATCGTACCTGTTCCTTATGTCAAGCAAGTGAAG TTGTCAAATACTGGTGGGAGGCTTATTATTGCTTCAGACGGCATTTGGGATGCATTGTCTTCAGATGCAGCTGCAAAGTGTTGCAGAGGGTTGCCTGCTGAACTCGCTGCCAAGCAAGTAGTTAAG GAGGCACTCAAGACAAGGGGCCTAAAAGATGACACGACATGTGTCGTTGTTGACATAATCCCACCTGATCAAACGATACGCCCTCTATCTCCACCGAAAAAGATGAATAAGTTGAAGTCCCTGATTTTTAGGAAAAAAGCAAAGGACCAGCCCAATAAATTGACTAAGCAGCTTTCTTCAGTGGGTATGGTTGAAGAGATATTTGAAGAAGGTTCAGCGATACTATCAGAGAG AAGATGA